In Anseongella ginsenosidimutans, one genomic interval encodes:
- a CDS encoding TolC family protein produces MKKTVRIFLTIGTSIIFTGASSQDIFTLEDAVRTGLENNYSIKISAGDEEIAATNLGMAKSALFPSLELTGGADGRSTNSDLTFFDGRVQSRKNAQSSSYNAALALDWTIFDGFGMFASIDKYEELKSIGSLNARLTVLNTVSDIVSTYYDIVRLKQELKSIAEALDISRLRVNQADDRYFVGTGSKLELLNSRVDFNEDTSSFVSQQEAVKTAKTRLNEILARDLSTTFDVADTIIIDMDLRYEDLRTRLIEENPQLAIAQARKKVAELEYKEIRANRYPTVSVNSSYNFVKSDSESGQLLSNQSYGLNYGITASMNIFSGFLQKKQERSAQIVVENQQLVYDQLLQTVESDLTIAFSNYENSKVLMQLEEENREVARQNLDITLEMFRLGNITQLELREAQQNLLLAENRFIDAKYQAKLAEIALKELSGAF; encoded by the coding sequence ATGAAAAAAACAGTAAGAATTTTTCTCACCATAGGAACTAGCATCATTTTTACGGGAGCTTCCTCCCAGGATATTTTCACGCTGGAAGACGCGGTTCGCACCGGCCTTGAAAATAATTACTCCATAAAAATCAGCGCAGGAGACGAAGAAATCGCCGCCACGAACCTGGGAATGGCGAAATCCGCCTTATTCCCCAGTCTTGAACTGACAGGCGGCGCCGACGGCAGAAGCACTAACTCCGATCTGACCTTCTTTGACGGAAGAGTCCAAAGCCGGAAGAATGCCCAATCAAGTTCTTACAATGCGGCCCTGGCTCTTGACTGGACCATCTTTGACGGCTTCGGCATGTTTGCCAGTATTGATAAATACGAGGAGCTAAAAAGCATCGGTTCCTTAAACGCCCGGCTGACCGTCCTGAACACCGTCTCCGATATCGTCAGCACCTATTATGATATTGTTCGCCTCAAACAGGAATTGAAATCCATTGCCGAAGCCCTGGACATTTCCCGCCTTCGTGTAAACCAGGCGGACGACCGCTACTTCGTAGGAACCGGCTCAAAGCTTGAACTCCTGAATTCAAGGGTAGATTTTAACGAAGACACCTCCAGTTTTGTAAGCCAGCAGGAAGCGGTGAAAACCGCGAAAACCAGGCTGAACGAGATCCTTGCCCGGGACCTGTCCACCACGTTTGACGTAGCCGATACCATTATAATAGATATGGACCTCCGGTACGAAGACCTGAGAACCCGGCTCATAGAAGAAAACCCCCAGCTGGCCATCGCCCAGGCGAGGAAAAAAGTGGCGGAACTTGAATACAAGGAAATCCGGGCCAACCGCTACCCCACCGTATCGGTAAACAGCAGTTACAACTTTGTAAAATCGGACTCCGAATCCGGACAGCTGCTTTCCAACCAGTCCTACGGCCTCAATTACGGCATTACCGCGAGCATGAATATATTCAGCGGTTTTCTCCAAAAAAAGCAGGAACGAAGCGCCCAAATAGTCGTCGAAAACCAACAGCTGGTGTATGATCAGCTGCTGCAGACGGTCGAATCCGACTTAACGATCGCCTTCAGCAATTACGAAAACAGCAAAGTGCTGATGCAGCTGGAAGAGGAGAACCGCGAAGTAGCACGGCAAAACCTGGATATCACCCTGGAAATGTTTCGCTTAGGGAATATAACGCAACTGGAGCTGCGGGAAGCGCAGCAGAATCTTTTGCTTGCTGAGAACAGGTTTATTGATGCCAAGTACCAGGCGAAGCTGGCGGAAATAGCGCTTAAGGAGCTTTCGGGGGCTTTTTAG
- a CDS encoding efflux RND transporter permease subunit, protein MSLSTTSIKRPVLAIVMNLIIILFGVLGYTFLGVREYPSIDPPIVSVRTTYTGADAEVIESQITEPLEKEINSIEGIKNISSASNQGSSSITIEFNLDRDLEGAANDVRDKVSRAVRNLPEDIDGLPVVSKADANASSIIAMTLQSDIRTHLEISDYAENYVAQRLQTIAGVSRVQVWGEKRYAMRLWLDPGKLASYGLTPLDVRNALNRENIELPSGKLVGSNTELLIRTAGNLTTEEEFNNMVLLNDGANLLRLRDVGKASLEPENLETNLRESGKTMIGLAIVPQPGANYLDIAEEFYERFEQLKSELPPDYKINIAFDDTLFIKQSVTEVAETILIALALVILIIFIFFRDWSIAFRPLIDIPVSLIGTFFIMYLLGFSVNILTLLAIVLATGLVVDDGIVVTENIFKKLEEGESPIQAAIKGANEIFFAVISISVTLAAVFLPIIFLEGFVGRLFREFGVVIAAAVLISAFVSLSLTPMLNAFLLKKRGHKHTRFYERTEPLFEKMNAGYAGSLNNFLNRRWLALPILALCLGMIALFWVLLPKETAPYEDRGALRLSMSMQEGASYEYTDAYMMNLIELINDSIPEKNILLTVTSPGFSGSGAANTGFGFIRLKPAGDRERSQEEIANKINQLTKNYTAGRVFVTQQPTISVGRRGGLPIQYVLQAPNFEKLEAHLPEFMAEVNKDPTFTITDVDLKFNKPELSIMIDRGKASSLGVSVMDIAQTLQLAFSGGRFGYFTMNGRQYSVIGQFPDANRNEPLDLTSLFVRNNQGEIIQMDNLVKIEETSSPPQLYHYNRFMSATVSAGLAPGYTIGDGIEAMDGIADRVLDDTFSTALSGEARDYTESSSNTFFAFIMALILIYLILAAQFESFIDPFIIILTVPLAVAGAFLSLWLFGQSWNIFSQIGTIMLIGLVTKNGILIVEFANQLKEQGLSKAEAIRRGAVSRLRPILMTSLAIAIGALPIALALGAAATSRIGMGVVIIGGTLFSLVLTLYVIPAMYSYWSKEGSNLSFAEEEEETAPEKEVKELASIT, encoded by the coding sequence ATGAGCCTGTCAACCACCAGTATCAAGCGACCCGTACTGGCCATCGTGATGAACCTGATCATCATCCTGTTCGGCGTCCTGGGTTATACTTTCCTGGGGGTCAGGGAATACCCCTCCATTGATCCGCCCATCGTTTCCGTACGCACTACCTATACCGGCGCGGATGCCGAGGTAATCGAATCGCAGATCACCGAGCCGCTCGAAAAAGAGATAAACAGTATCGAGGGGATCAAGAATATTTCTTCGGCCAGCAACCAGGGCTCCAGTTCCATTACCATTGAATTCAATCTTGACCGGGACCTGGAAGGCGCGGCCAATGACGTGCGTGACAAGGTATCCAGGGCAGTCCGGAACCTGCCCGAAGATATTGACGGGCTCCCGGTGGTTTCCAAAGCGGATGCCAATGCCTCTTCCATTATTGCCATGACGCTCCAGAGCGATATCCGGACGCACCTGGAAATTTCGGACTATGCGGAAAATTATGTCGCCCAGCGGCTTCAGACAATAGCCGGGGTAAGCCGGGTACAGGTGTGGGGAGAAAAGAGGTATGCCATGCGCTTGTGGCTGGACCCGGGCAAACTAGCTTCTTACGGCCTGACCCCGCTGGATGTCCGGAACGCGCTGAACCGGGAGAATATTGAACTTCCTTCGGGCAAACTCGTGGGAAGCAATACGGAATTACTGATACGGACGGCCGGCAACCTGACCACCGAGGAAGAATTCAATAACATGGTGCTGCTCAATGACGGGGCCAACCTTCTGAGGCTCCGTGATGTGGGCAAGGCAAGCCTTGAGCCGGAGAATCTTGAAACTAATTTAAGGGAATCGGGGAAAACAATGATCGGGCTGGCAATAGTGCCGCAGCCCGGGGCTAACTACCTGGACATCGCCGAAGAATTCTACGAACGCTTTGAGCAGTTGAAAAGCGAGCTTCCGCCCGACTACAAGATCAATATCGCGTTTGACGATACCCTTTTTATAAAACAATCCGTTACAGAAGTAGCGGAAACCATCCTCATTGCCCTTGCACTCGTAATTCTTATCATCTTTATTTTCTTCCGCGACTGGAGCATTGCCTTCCGTCCGCTGATAGATATCCCGGTATCGCTCATCGGCACGTTCTTTATTATGTACCTGCTGGGCTTCTCCGTCAACATTCTTACCCTGCTTGCCATCGTGCTGGCCACCGGTTTGGTCGTGGATGACGGGATTGTCGTAACGGAAAATATCTTCAAGAAGCTGGAAGAAGGCGAATCACCCATTCAGGCTGCCATTAAAGGCGCCAATGAGATCTTTTTCGCAGTAATCTCCATCTCCGTTACTCTTGCGGCCGTATTTCTTCCCATTATTTTCCTGGAAGGTTTCGTGGGCCGGCTGTTCCGGGAATTCGGCGTGGTCATAGCGGCGGCGGTGCTTATCTCGGCCTTCGTGTCGCTTTCCCTGACCCCGATGCTGAACGCTTTTCTCCTGAAAAAAAGGGGGCATAAGCACACTCGTTTTTACGAAAGGACCGAACCGCTCTTCGAAAAGATGAACGCAGGTTATGCCGGTTCGCTGAATAACTTCCTGAACCGGCGCTGGCTAGCCCTTCCCATCCTTGCGTTATGCCTGGGTATGATCGCGCTTTTCTGGGTACTCCTGCCGAAAGAAACCGCTCCCTACGAAGACAGGGGCGCGCTGCGGCTGTCCATGAGCATGCAGGAAGGGGCTTCCTACGAATATACGGACGCCTATATGATGAATCTCATTGAGCTGATCAATGATTCCATCCCCGAAAAGAATATTCTCCTGACCGTTACCTCGCCGGGGTTTTCCGGGTCGGGAGCGGCCAATACCGGTTTTGGGTTTATCCGGCTGAAACCCGCCGGCGACAGGGAGCGTTCCCAGGAAGAAATCGCCAATAAGATTAACCAGCTGACGAAAAACTATACTGCCGGAAGGGTATTTGTCACCCAGCAACCCACCATTTCCGTAGGGCGCCGGGGAGGCCTGCCTATTCAATATGTGTTACAGGCGCCTAATTTTGAAAAGCTGGAAGCGCATCTTCCCGAATTCATGGCCGAGGTAAATAAAGACCCTACGTTTACCATCACGGATGTGGATCTAAAATTCAACAAACCGGAATTGTCGATCATGATTGACCGCGGGAAGGCCAGCAGCCTGGGCGTTTCCGTCATGGATATTGCGCAAACCCTGCAGCTGGCATTCAGCGGCGGACGCTTCGGGTATTTCACCATGAACGGCCGGCAATACTCCGTGATCGGCCAGTTCCCTGATGCCAACCGGAATGAGCCCCTGGACCTTACCTCCCTGTTCGTACGCAATAACCAGGGAGAGATTATCCAGATGGACAACCTGGTGAAGATCGAGGAAACCAGCAGCCCGCCTCAATTATATCATTACAACCGCTTTATGTCGGCTACTGTCTCTGCGGGCCTGGCTCCCGGTTATACCATCGGGGACGGGATTGAGGCAATGGACGGCATTGCTGACCGGGTGCTGGATGATACCTTTTCTACTGCGCTCTCCGGGGAGGCCAGGGACTATACGGAAAGTTCTTCCAATACCTTTTTCGCCTTTATCATGGCGCTGATCCTGATCTACCTGATCCTGGCCGCGCAGTTCGAAAGCTTTATCGATCCGTTCATTATTATCCTTACCGTTCCCCTGGCCGTGGCAGGCGCTTTCCTTTCCCTTTGGCTATTTGGCCAAAGCTGGAATATTTTCAGCCAGATCGGGACCATTATGCTCATTGGCCTGGTGACCAAGAACGGCATCCTTATCGTAGAATTCGCCAACCAGCTGAAAGAACAAGGCTTGTCCAAGGCCGAGGCTATCCGGCGCGGCGCGGTTTCCCGTCTGCGTCCCATCCTCATGACCAGCCTTGCCATCGCCATCGGAGCCCTGCCTATTGCCCTGGCCCTCGGCGCGGCAGCCACCAGCCGTATCGGTATGGGGGTGGTCATTATCGGAGGAACCTTATTTTCTCTTGTCCTTACCCTGTACGTTATCCCGGCCATGTATTCTTACTGGTCCAAGGAAGGCAGCAATCTTTCATTTGCCGAAGAAGAAGAGGAAACGGCGCCTGAAAAAGAAGTGAAAGAACTGGCTAGCATAACTTAA
- a CDS encoding efflux RND transporter periplasmic adaptor subunit yields MKFKHVVYALIILVVGFLVYRRISASAGNATAGGQGAGMQTMSVNAYVVKPGSISDKIIITGSIQANEEVNIRPEAAGIITGIHFQEGKPVSKGALLLKINDSELQAQLSKALTMQKLAAEKEYRQRQLLEKGGVSKQDYDAILAELNSLKAETRLIEAQIEQTEIRAPFSGKIGLREVSLGDYVDPSTVITSLVDNNPAKIVFSAPEQYANNIPDNATINFTVKGIDKKFTANVYARGANINVGTRTLELKAMVPNDDNLLIPGSFAEVELVLTQTNNALLVPTESIIPVMNGQKAYVTRNGKAEEVMVETGIRNDSMVHITSGLKAGDTIITTGIMTLTPGVPVQLKTIQ; encoded by the coding sequence ATGAAGTTCAAGCACGTTGTTTACGCCCTCATTATCCTTGTGGTGGGATTTTTGGTGTATAGAAGAATCTCCGCTTCGGCGGGAAATGCCACGGCGGGAGGACAAGGGGCTGGCATGCAGACAATGAGTGTAAATGCCTATGTAGTAAAGCCGGGAAGCATCAGCGACAAGATAATTATTACCGGTTCTATCCAGGCGAATGAAGAAGTGAACATCCGACCGGAAGCCGCAGGCATCATTACCGGAATTCATTTCCAGGAAGGAAAGCCTGTATCAAAGGGCGCCCTGTTGCTGAAGATCAATGACAGCGAGTTGCAGGCGCAGCTTTCCAAAGCGCTTACCATGCAGAAACTCGCCGCGGAAAAGGAGTACAGGCAACGCCAGCTCCTTGAAAAAGGCGGAGTGAGTAAACAAGATTACGATGCCATCCTGGCAGAGTTGAACTCGCTTAAAGCGGAAACCCGGCTTATAGAAGCACAGATCGAACAAACCGAGATCAGGGCTCCTTTCAGCGGAAAAATAGGGCTTCGCGAAGTATCCCTTGGGGATTATGTGGATCCTTCCACCGTCATTACCAGCTTAGTGGACAATAACCCGGCAAAAATTGTCTTTTCCGCACCCGAGCAATACGCCAATAACATCCCTGATAATGCGACCATCAATTTTACCGTAAAAGGGATCGACAAAAAATTTACCGCCAACGTATATGCCCGCGGAGCGAATATTAACGTGGGCACCCGTACCCTGGAATTAAAGGCCATGGTCCCCAATGATGACAACCTGCTGATACCCGGGTCCTTTGCCGAAGTTGAACTGGTCCTTACCCAAACCAATAACGCGTTGCTGGTACCAACCGAATCAATCATCCCGGTAATGAACGGGCAAAAAGCCTATGTTACCCGGAACGGAAAGGCGGAGGAAGTCATGGTAGAGACCGGTATCCGGAATGACTCCATGGTACATATTACTTCGGGGCTGAAAGCCGGTGATACCATCATCACCACCGGTATCATGACACTCACCCCCGGCGTGCCCGTGCAATTAAAAACGATACAATAA
- a CDS encoding M61 family metallopeptidase, whose product MKLRKKSLVAGVAAIFSVMTTSLAKGDDLNLSYELSFEEPYTHYAEVSMTVSGLDREYVDLKMAVWAPGSYLIREFSKNVEAFKAESSGKELNSGKISKNTWRVFTGGAAEITVNYRVYAFEMSVRTSFIDSDHAYLNGTSIFMYVDGAQELPATIKINPYREWKQISTGLEADAADPFLLSSPNYDILADSPIEIGNQDIIEFEAAGLPHEVAIYGGGDYDREKVIADFTKIIEEQTAIFGDHPCERYVFIVHFLASGGGGLEHLNSTTLQFPRQAVESAQGWASFLGLVAHEYFHLWNVKRLRPAALGPFNYEAENYTHMLWVSEGFTAYYDDWTVRRTGFYSPEEYLEKIAGVIGTVENTPGNRVQPVTEASFDAWIKYYRPNENSYNTTISYYSKGAILGMLIDMSIRENSKGKHSLDDLMRYMYDRYYKELDRGFEDAEFKEAVEKFAGDMDDFFENYVWGTEEIPYNEFFDAVGLKLVESQPRTGEAYLGASFEQTGNGLVVSRVVRGTAAYTSGINVNDLLLSVNGKAVADVESLLEGRKPGDELSLKLLRNGMVRTIGVVLGGNENSSFRFEKISNPGAQQQENYKAWMGL is encoded by the coding sequence ATGAAGTTAAGAAAAAAAAGTCTGGTGGCGGGTGTTGCCGCTATATTTTCAGTAATGACTACTTCCCTTGCAAAGGGAGATGATCTGAACCTGTCTTATGAATTGTCTTTTGAAGAACCCTATACGCATTATGCGGAAGTTTCAATGACCGTTTCGGGCCTGGACCGGGAATACGTGGACCTCAAAATGGCCGTGTGGGCTCCAGGCTCTTACCTGATCCGCGAATTTTCAAAAAACGTGGAAGCATTCAAGGCGGAATCCTCCGGGAAGGAGCTGAATTCCGGCAAGATCAGTAAGAATACCTGGAGGGTGTTTACCGGGGGAGCGGCTGAGATCACGGTAAACTACCGGGTATATGCCTTTGAAATGTCGGTGCGCACTAGTTTTATTGATTCGGATCACGCGTATCTGAATGGCACCAGTATTTTCATGTACGTGGACGGCGCACAGGAGCTGCCGGCTACCATCAAAATAAATCCTTACCGGGAATGGAAACAGATATCCACGGGGCTCGAAGCGGACGCTGCCGACCCTTTCCTGCTTTCCTCTCCGAATTACGATATCCTGGCAGATTCTCCCATTGAGATAGGCAACCAGGATATTATTGAGTTTGAAGCCGCCGGCTTGCCGCATGAAGTGGCAATCTATGGAGGTGGCGATTACGACAGGGAAAAAGTGATTGCTGATTTCACCAAAATTATCGAGGAACAGACGGCTATTTTCGGTGACCATCCCTGTGAGCGTTACGTGTTTATTGTGCATTTCCTTGCCTCCGGGGGAGGCGGCCTGGAACACCTGAATTCCACCACCCTCCAATTCCCGCGCCAGGCGGTGGAGTCGGCGCAGGGCTGGGCTTCTTTCCTGGGACTGGTGGCGCATGAGTATTTTCACTTATGGAATGTTAAGCGCCTCCGGCCGGCCGCCCTGGGGCCTTTTAATTACGAGGCGGAGAATTACACGCACATGCTTTGGGTCTCCGAAGGTTTTACTGCGTATTATGATGACTGGACCGTGCGGAGGACGGGTTTTTACAGCCCCGAAGAATACCTTGAGAAGATTGCCGGTGTGATCGGTACGGTGGAAAATACGCCGGGCAACCGCGTACAACCGGTCACCGAAGCCAGTTTTGATGCCTGGATAAAATACTACCGGCCGAATGAGAATTCTTACAATACGACTATTTCCTATTATAGCAAAGGCGCTATCCTGGGTATGCTCATTGACATGTCTATCAGGGAGAACAGCAAGGGGAAACATTCTCTTGATGATTTGATGCGGTACATGTATGACAGGTATTATAAGGAACTGGACCGGGGCTTTGAAGACGCGGAATTCAAGGAAGCAGTAGAAAAATTCGCCGGCGATATGGATGATTTCTTTGAAAATTACGTTTGGGGCACAGAAGAGATCCCCTACAATGAATTCTTTGATGCAGTAGGCCTTAAGCTGGTGGAGTCCCAGCCGCGTACCGGTGAAGCTTACCTGGGCGCCAGTTTTGAGCAGACGGGCAATGGCCTGGTAGTGAGCAGGGTGGTTCGCGGGACGGCCGCTTATACGTCCGGTATTAACGTGAACGACCTCCTTCTTTCTGTCAATGGAAAGGCCGTGGCGGATGTGGAAAGCCTGCTTGAAGGCCGCAAGCCCGGCGACGAACTTTCGCTGAAATTACTGCGAAACGGCATGGTGCGTACGATAGGCGTGGTATTGGGCGGGAATGAGAATTCTTCGTTCAGATTTGAAAAGATCAGCAATCCCGGCGCGCAGCAGCAGGAAAATTACAAGGCATGGATGGGATTGTAA
- a CDS encoding AMP-dependent synthetase/ligase translates to MSITRVSDLLGLYMNRYRKADVFAARREGQWTCCSSDDFVRFANEISLGLLALGVRKGDKLGIMSPNRPEWNFVDFGAMQIGAVTVPLYPTMSAHDLEYVLKDAEIKVLFIGGAELYEKTNSLQDAVPGISLFSFEQVEGVRSWEDVKNMGKGKDAAAIEPIRLAQQPDDLLTLIYTSGTTGNPKGVMLTHRNIISNMLSCEPLLPESLRKALSFLPLCHIFERMVSYLYLYKGISIYYAESIESIASDIKEVQPDVFTTVPRLLEKVYDKIVAKGGDLSGIKKVLFYWALGLGLQYDPGKAGNAWYRLRLRLANRLIFSKWRAALGGNIKVIVSGGAALQPRLTRVFNAANIPVVQGYGLTETSPVIAVNFLGRGNHKLGSVGRPVEGTEVKIAPDGEILCRGENVMMGYFKRPDATASEIDEDGWFHTGDIGRLDGDGFLFITGRKKELFKTAGGKYVSPPVIENKFKESPFIEYMVVVGENRRFPAALIVPSFTFLREWCVRKEIPWSSNEEMMKHPQVLERYRQETEKFNQLFGQWEQVKRIALIPKEWSVDSGELTPKLDVKRKVVLEKHAKEIEELYEI, encoded by the coding sequence ATGAGCATTACAAGAGTTTCGGACTTACTGGGCCTCTACATGAATCGTTATCGCAAGGCCGACGTGTTTGCCGCCCGGCGGGAAGGACAATGGACATGTTGTTCAAGCGACGATTTTGTCCGGTTTGCCAATGAAATAAGCCTGGGGCTTCTTGCTTTGGGGGTACGAAAAGGGGATAAGCTGGGGATCATGTCCCCGAACCGGCCTGAATGGAATTTCGTAGACTTCGGGGCTATGCAGATCGGCGCTGTTACAGTGCCTTTGTATCCAACAATGTCAGCCCATGACCTGGAATACGTATTAAAGGATGCGGAAATAAAAGTCCTTTTTATCGGCGGAGCGGAATTGTACGAAAAGACCAATTCCCTGCAGGACGCTGTGCCCGGTATTTCGCTGTTTAGTTTTGAACAGGTCGAAGGAGTCCGTTCCTGGGAAGATGTAAAGAATATGGGTAAAGGGAAGGACGCCGCTGCTATTGAACCTATCCGCCTGGCCCAGCAGCCCGATGACCTGCTGACATTGATCTATACCTCGGGAACCACCGGTAATCCCAAAGGGGTTATGCTTACGCACAGGAATATTATCAGCAATATGCTTTCCTGCGAACCGCTGTTGCCGGAGAGTCTCCGGAAAGCGTTGAGCTTTCTCCCGCTTTGCCACATCTTTGAACGGATGGTCAGCTACCTGTATCTGTACAAGGGAATTTCTATCTATTATGCAGAGAGTATAGAAAGTATTGCTTCCGATATAAAAGAGGTCCAGCCCGACGTTTTCACGACCGTCCCCCGGCTTCTTGAAAAAGTCTATGATAAAATAGTGGCCAAAGGAGGCGACCTTTCCGGCATAAAAAAAGTCCTTTTTTATTGGGCGCTTGGGTTGGGCCTTCAATACGATCCCGGAAAGGCCGGGAATGCCTGGTACAGGCTGCGATTGCGGCTGGCCAACCGCCTGATCTTCTCCAAATGGCGCGCGGCGTTAGGTGGGAACATAAAGGTAATCGTCTCTGGCGGCGCGGCTCTTCAGCCGCGGCTGACACGCGTGTTCAATGCGGCAAATATCCCGGTAGTGCAAGGCTACGGATTAACGGAAACCTCGCCGGTGATCGCGGTTAATTTCCTTGGAAGAGGAAATCATAAGCTGGGGTCTGTGGGCAGGCCGGTAGAAGGAACGGAGGTGAAAATAGCCCCTGACGGGGAAATCCTTTGCCGGGGGGAGAATGTAATGATGGGCTATTTCAAGCGGCCGGACGCTACTGCGAGTGAAATTGATGAAGATGGCTGGTTCCATACCGGGGATATCGGCCGCCTTGACGGGGACGGATTTTTGTTTATTACCGGGCGAAAGAAGGAACTCTTTAAAACGGCTGGCGGCAAGTATGTTTCCCCTCCCGTCATTGAAAATAAATTCAAGGAATCTCCTTTTATTGAATACATGGTGGTGGTGGGAGAGAACCGCCGTTTTCCCGCTGCGCTTATTGTCCCTTCCTTCACTTTTCTCCGGGAATGGTGCGTCAGGAAAGAAATTCCCTGGAGCAGCAATGAGGAAATGATGAAGCATCCCCAGGTACTGGAGCGCTACCGCCAGGAAACTGAGAAGTTCAATCAATTATTCGGGCAGTGGGAACAGGTGAAAAGAATTGCCCTGATCCCGAAGGAATGGTCGGTGGACAGCGGCGAACTAACGCCCAAGCTGGATGTGAAGCGCAAGGTGGTGCTGGAAAAACATGCGAAAGAAATTGAGGAACTGTATGAGATATAG
- the ggt gene encoding gamma-glutamyltransferase: MRYRISYLLLFLLACSGQLAGQGYENGLVVSAHPEASQVGLEILQDGGNAVDASVAVQFALAVVYPSAGNLGGGGFMVFRQADGATASLDFRERAPGKAHRDLYLNEKGEVVPGLSIRGHLAAGVPGTVAGMVEAHEKYGKLSWNEVLRPAIRLALGGFPITGAQAAGLNGHQDLFRKYNPGSAYFLKEKWKAGDTLVQEDLGHTLERIRDKGIAGFYKGRTARLIVREMKEGGGIISRSDLKNYKAVWREPVTGMYKDYKVISMPPPSSGGVALLQMLKMAAPYEPGAFHNAPQVHLLAEIERRVFADRAAYLGDPDFYEVPVEKLLDEDYLRQRMESFEAGKASPSSEITAGKLAAANALQAESMETTHFSIVDKEGNAVALTTTLNGSYGCQVVVDGAGFLLNNEMDDFSAKPGVPNMFGLVGGEANAIEPGKRMLSSMTPTILEKGGRLFMMVGSPGGSTIITTVFQTILNVVDYGMTISEAVDAKRFHHQWLPDQILAERDAFDEAVMQGLEKKGHQLKFTGSIGRCDAILVKDGKYYGGADRRGDDTAAGY; encoded by the coding sequence ATGAGATATAGGATAAGCTATTTATTGTTATTCCTTCTTGCCTGCTCCGGACAACTGGCGGGGCAGGGCTATGAGAACGGGCTGGTAGTAAGCGCCCATCCGGAAGCATCGCAGGTAGGCCTGGAAATCCTGCAGGATGGGGGAAATGCTGTAGATGCCTCCGTTGCTGTGCAGTTTGCTCTTGCTGTCGTGTACCCCAGCGCGGGTAACCTGGGTGGTGGCGGTTTCATGGTTTTCCGGCAGGCGGACGGCGCCACGGCCTCGCTCGACTTCCGCGAAAGGGCGCCGGGAAAAGCGCACCGCGACCTCTACCTGAATGAAAAGGGAGAGGTGGTCCCCGGCCTTAGCATTCGGGGGCACCTGGCGGCCGGTGTACCCGGCACGGTAGCAGGAATGGTTGAAGCCCATGAAAAATACGGAAAGCTGTCCTGGAATGAAGTGCTTAGGCCCGCCATCCGGCTGGCACTCGGCGGGTTTCCTATAACAGGGGCACAGGCCGCGGGGCTGAACGGGCACCAGGATTTATTTAGAAAATACAATCCCGGTTCTGCCTATTTTTTAAAGGAAAAATGGAAGGCCGGGGATACGCTGGTGCAGGAAGACCTGGGCCATACCCTGGAACGCATTCGCGATAAAGGAATAGCGGGGTTTTATAAAGGCAGAACGGCCCGCCTGATCGTGAGGGAAATGAAGGAGGGTGGAGGTATTATCAGCAGAAGCGACCTGAAAAACTACAAAGCAGTCTGGCGTGAGCCGGTAACCGGCATGTATAAGGATTATAAAGTGATTTCCATGCCGCCCCCTTCCAGCGGAGGTGTTGCCTTGCTGCAAATGCTGAAAATGGCTGCCCCTTATGAGCCCGGGGCGTTTCATAACGCTCCGCAGGTTCATCTCCTGGCGGAAATTGAACGCCGGGTATTTGCCGACCGGGCTGCTTACCTGGGAGATCCGGATTTTTACGAGGTGCCGGTTGAGAAACTGCTGGATGAGGATTATCTCCGCCAGCGCATGGAATCGTTCGAAGCCGGGAAAGCCAGCCCGAGTTCGGAAATAACAGCCGGCAAGCTGGCCGCGGCGAATGCGCTCCAAGCCGAGAGTATGGAAACAACACACTTTTCCATTGTGGATAAGGAGGGCAATGCCGTGGCGCTTACCACTACATTAAACGGAAGCTATGGCTGCCAGGTAGTAGTGGACGGGGCAGGCTTTTTGCTGAACAATGAAATGGATGATTTCAGCGCCAAGCCGGGCGTGCCGAATATGTTCGGGCTGGTGGGCGGGGAGGCGAATGCCATTGAGCCGGGTAAGCGTATGCTAAGTTCCATGACTCCTACGATCCTGGAAAAAGGCGGGAGGCTGTTTATGATGGTTGGAAGCCCCGGAGGTTCTACCATTATCACCACGGTGTTCCAAACCATTTTAAACGTTGTAGATTACGGGATGACAATCAGTGAGGCGGTAGATGCAAAACGTTTTCACCACCAATGGCTGCCGGACCAGATCCTTGCCGAACGGGATGCTTTTGACGAGGCGGTAATGCAGGGCCTTGAAAAGAAAGGCCATCAGCTGAAATTTACCGGTTCCATTGGCCGCTGCGATGCGATCCTTGTGAAAGATGGAAAATATTACGGAGGGGCCGACCGGCGCGGCGATGATACGGCGGCCGGGTATTAG